The Micropterus dolomieu isolate WLL.071019.BEF.003 ecotype Adirondacks linkage group LG11, ASM2129224v1, whole genome shotgun sequence genomic interval GGTTTGTTTACCCCTTCAAAAAGTCTGATTCCTAAACTTTAAATTGGGTCCATTTTGAACCTGCCGTCTGTCTCACCTTTTGTCTTAGTGGAGTGCAGCAGTGACAGTGAGGACGACGTTGTGCTTCATAAAAGAAGACATCACAACAACCCATTGTGGTCCCCGGAAATGGTGTGCAAGGCCTGTTAAACTGCAactgataattatttttattaatctgctgattgttttctggattaatcatttagtctataaaatgtctgaaaattcTCCAGAGCCCAtggtgacattttcaaatgtcaaaAACCAAAAGATATCCAGTTTACTATCACAGAAGACtgaaaatgccagaaaatattcacattcaaGAACCTGGAACCAGTGAATGAAAGCTAAAGCTTTTGCTAAAAAGAAATAAGAATAAATCAGTTTGTTCTTTTATCCCACTCATAAGGTTAATGTATACGTTAACCTTATGTATACGTCTCGTATACAAAAAGATGGTGGCTTAAATTCTAATCTTTTAGTTTACAATTACAAATACATAGTACATAAAAAGTGATCCTCAGAAAAAACAGGCAAGACAGGAGCTATCTTATTCAGACATCTCAGGCTGCCTCTGTCCATCATTTCCTGCAGGTGCCTGCAGTTGTCATGGCAACAGGCTTGCAAGCAGTGAAGAGGGATTTTCAGCTCCTGAAATATCTTAGCAAAACAGGAGCATTAAGTTCAGACACAGACTGCACATGTATGTACGTATGTAACATGTTTTGTCTCTGCTAGTCAAAGATCTCCAGTGACGTGGACTCCCCGGTGGTTGTGAACAGGAGACGTGCAGCTGCACTTAACACTGTAAGATTTTCTTCATTAGTGGTAAAGAATGAAATTGATGGTTCAGCCTACTCAACACAGCCAATTTTGTTTAATACTTTCACTCCGTGCACTACTTATAAAAATGTCCTTCAAGCAATCATGGTTTAATAACATGCAGCATCATAAACCATTCACTGTGTACAGTATTCAACTCATTTGTTCTCCTCATTGGTCTCCAGTCGGATGAAATGGAGGGCGAAGCTGTTTCTGATGACGATTTCCAGAACGAGTCCGTGTTCACACGCAGAAACCTAGCACACGGAGCTGAGAGGCAACCGGTCCAACAGCGCAAAGCCAAGGTCTGTGTGGCAACAGGTGCCAAAGTAGGACTCTGTGATCTGAATCTGAATTTATAGCATTAgattttttcatgttttcactgcACGGAATGAATGGCACCTGTTTACATACAAATGCAGGTTTTACTGTAAGTGGGcagaaaaacactttaaaaacacacaccaaaagTAGCTGCTGTTTGTCGCCTTCAGAATACAATCAGAACACATTTCAGTCCAGCTTAACTTTTACCCATAAAATGACACCATCCTCCTTACATTAAAATGTCATGTCTAAAAATATCTATCAGCTGCACAGCTTCGTAATCCGTCAAGCCTTGATATTTTCCATCGTTCCCTTCTCAGCACACCGTATGTCGACCAGGGCGTCAGTTCCTGGATGAAGAagcagagcaggaggaggacgaggagggggCAGATGTGTCATCTGACGAAGATGATGGAGAAGATCTGGACCGGTCTCTTGAAGGCTTTGTGGTTGATAACACCCACTTCTCACAGGGACTGAACGGTACAACACTGTGGTTATTCCAAGAAATGTGGTTTAATTGGACCTTCAGTGGATTATAGTTTGATCTTATTCAACGAACTTACGTGTTTGATCTTAAGTGAACGAAGGAATTTAAATTTCTTGGTCTTCCTGTCTTCTCCCCTATATCAGACTCAGAGATGCACGGTGTTTACCTGAAGTCAGTGAGGAGCCCTGCAATCCAGGGCAAGTTCAAAATGTCCTACAGGAATCATCACAACATGGACATATTTTCCCAGGTATACAATGTTTAATTTTCAGCTTTTGTTTACTCAATGCAAATACAAACTTGAGTTATAACGAGTAATATAGTTAACTTTTAGTCTAATCAATGACTCCGGTCCATGTTCCTAACCTTTGGTCCCAGGTGCCTGAGATGGATGAAACCTATGCAGAGGACAGCTTTGTGGTGGGCAGTGAGgttgaggaggtggaggagctgaagagcAGCGAGGAAGAGGCCGAAGACATTGAACTTATGCCCGAGGACTCGTATGTGGACGGGAAGAGGCAGTATGCCACCAGGCGGCGTGTTTTCCTGCACAAAGTCAGAGCAAGAGCCCGAGCCGGCTCTAAGACTGCAGCTGAAGCGCCAAAAGAGCAGAGAGCGGGGATGAAAACCAAGCATGCCCGTGTCATACGCGTTTGTGATTCTagtgaggaggagacagaggaagtGTGTAAAAAGAGAAGTGTCACAACAGAGGAGGGTGTTGCTGCCCCCTTGTGGCCAAAGGCGGTACAGCTGGAGCCAAGTAGGCCTTGGCAGCAGCAGAAACCCCCCTCATCCTCATCTTCAACCATAGCATCTAAGGTGTCATTGCTGAGCAAGGCACAGAGACGCTCGGGGGCTGATGACCAGCAAAATGAGAGGTAAATAAGTTCCCATATGgtagcacacaaacactcaacAACAGTTAGAGCATTGTTTTCTTTCTACTGCAGGTGTTGTCAGAGGCTGGAAAACCAGCATCTGCTCTCTGATGAACTGGACTTCCTAGAGCCAGAGCTGCTGTTATCCTCCAAGAAACAACCCCAGGTGCGAGCAAAAACAGGACAACACACCTGTACATAGGAGCATACAATATGTGTGAAAGTAAAAAATGGACTACATCAAGGTTTTGCTTTCCTTTGTCCAGACACTCCCCGCCACCTCCTCAGAACCTCAGAAGCCCTCTGCTCAGGGCTCGTCAGTCAACGAGTCCCCTGCAGCATCCGGACCCGTTTGCATTCTGGTGGACAGCCGCTGCATCAGCAGTGGAGTGGAGCTGATGGCCAGCCTGCGCCAGCGCCACGCTGCCATCGTCCACGTTTGCTCGCTGGACGGCAACTACTTTATCGTCAGCAACCGCATGGCAGTGGAGAGGCACGGCCAGTCAGATTTGGCCACAATGCAGAATCGGAAGCGATTGGCTGAAAGAGTGAACAGCTTGCAGGGATTGTTTGAGCGCGTTTGTCTGATTGTGGAGAAGGACCGAACCAAGCCGGGTCAGTCAGCAGAGTGATTTGATTACTTGATATGAAGCCACATTTGGTTAAATACAAGACTTTTGCACAGATTCATCATGGTGAATTTAAATATGGTTTAAGTTATGCAAATATACATTATAAATTAtagctgaaacgattaattAATGGTTAAGTCATaatggttttcatttcattattccagcctcttaaatgtgaagatttgcagcttttttgttttgatatttttattgacCGAACAATTAGTCAATCAggaaaaacatcagaaaattgcAAATATCACTGGACACAATATTCTTCATAATCTGAAGGTCTACATTACAGGAACTGTTCATAGTTTGCACAGCaatttgctttgtgtttgtgtttctgatctGTATAATTGTCACAGGTGAGGCGTCGCGTCACTTTCAGCGAACACGATACTATGACAGCACTTTGATAGCGCTGGTGCATACCGGGGTGCGCTTGCTGTGGAGCGACGGGGCTGAGCAGAGCGCCGGCCTGCTGGCAGACCTGGCGCGGCTGGAGCAGCGTAAAGGTCAGGGCATCGGCATACCGCTGGAGGTCAAAGGGCAGCACAGGCAGCAGGCCCTGCAGCTGTACTTGAGCCTCCCCTCAGTAAGCTATGTCCATGCCCTCAACATGAGCCACAACTTCAGGTCAATTGCTCAACTCATGAACAGGTAaaagtagtgtgtgtgtctctaaaCAGAACAGATACGTTCTTTCCCGTCTTGTTTACATAGTACAACATCCCCTTTCGTTCTTCCTGCAGCTCCATTGAAGCAATACAGAAGGGAGGCTGTATGAGTCGAAGCAGAGCTGAGGAGATCTACCGCTTCCTGCGCTACTCCTGTGACTCCTTACTCATGAACACATCAAAACCAGGGAAAAACAGCTAGCGGGCATTCATACTCACCAGGGACCAGAGCATTACAGTTACTGCTCTATATGATGACGAGAAGAGCAACAGGATATTGCTTCAACTTTCTTGCACGATAAATTGAAGAGGAAACACGGCTCAACTCAACCACAGGTTTCTTGATGTAAGGCATACTATTTTTTTATCACTTCGGTGAGAAGTGATTCCCTTAAGACTCATGTACTGGCACTAATCCTGTCAGTATCGTAGCAATATTGTGATCATAACTCAATATTTGACACTTGAATAACTTATTGTTTGTCAAAATAATGGATACATTTGTTTAACCATATTCTGAGTTTGATAGTCAAATATCTTTAATAAACTATTTTTGTACATTATTTTGTCAAAGTACTGTCATGTTGCCCTTCAAATATTTGAAAGAGTGATCTAAGCGCCAAATGTCAAATCTGTGATACCTATCTATAACCACTAGAGGTCAGTCTTTCATTGCTTCAACAACACATTTCTGGATTTCTCTATGGTCACTTGACTTGCTCAACAACTCATCCATTTGCCGGTTTGGCTTTCTGACAAATTAAAAGGGTTACAATATACAAATATGTAACATGTAATAGCTGTACCATGAACAGTTTTGTggcttttatttaatcattctCTGAAAGAACTACATAGTGCACATGCTGCTTTAGTGCAAGatattgtacaaaaaaaaacaaaaaaaaaaaaaaccccacagtaCACACAGGCAACATTAGACAGTTAAAGCAGCCCTACAAAGATATCAGCAATCATGCATCATCCACCGGTACAGTCAGACAAATGTCCATTACAAAACAGAGAACAGAAGTcttgaaacagaaaaataagcCAATAGATTTCACACCTTTATACTTAGAAAGGATGACATGAAAAGCAAACCCCCAATtcacagtatacacacacacactatatagtCTTTAGACAACCCAAAAGCAGTTTCAGACACTGCAGTCCCAGTCAAACATCTGCCACTCACTGATGAGAaaagtaacagcagcagcagtagacTATACTAGTAGACATACTGCAGATGTAGACATGAAGATGTGTGCCTTTATCcataaaggaaagaaagagcTCCAGCTATTTTGATAAGTTTCACCTGCAGTTAGATGCTACAAGTGCTTTTTGCCGTTTCTGTTTGACGTGTTATAGTTTACAATTTAAACCTGCAAAAAGTTTGCTAACGCGATCAGCTGTTAAATGGGTCAAGTACAGAGGTTACATGGCTCTGTGTGCTCTGTCCTATAATGGTTAATAGTGAGGGGGAAGCGGAGGGTTCCTAACCagattttgtttgttcatgGATTTAAAACTTTTAGGGTCAGATTTAGAGGCTTTAAGACAATAGAATCTGTTACCAACTTTTTTTTGCACAATAGTAACCTCTTGACAACTGACTATCCATATAAATAACACTTGTGTCTCTCTGATGGTCAAATGTCTGAATGTCAATTTTATGAACAGATTCGTAAATGTTTAGAGACAGACTTAAATGATACAATCATTTGCAAGATCTTCACAAAAAGTTCACACCAGGCATTTCAAGCCATAAACTGAATTATAATCTATCTTGTGGAGAATGTGGAGCCTGTTAATCATTGTGCTTCTACTGACAAAATACACTTTGGATTTTAAAAATCCCACTTTTGTCAAGCCACCAGTTTTGTTCGACACTGTAACAGAATCTTGCATTAGTGggaaatacaaatataaaatctaTTGCAAAGTGAAAATTTGTTTTAACCGTACAATTGCTTAATAGTCATCCCATAAGGTGCTTCCTTTGGATACTGAATAAAAGTCcaaaaagatataaaactgcATCAGATTTAGTTTTAGACAATGATAGTGTCATAAAATTATAGCCTGTAACATTTTCATTAGGAAATTCAGGGTCCAATGCGGATTATTGAAGTAGAGAAAGTTATAAAATCCACAACTTGGATCAAATTCCAATGACTTCATAGGAAAGTTTAACCACAGTTGTAATTTCAGAAAAAGAATACCTACATAAATGTGCTTGTACAAGGAGCGTGTAACATGTTCAAGGATTTCTTTGTATTGTAACCATTATGATAAGATGCTGAAATGCGGTGCTCACATTATATGGAGGAGGCTGTGGAAGACTTGACCTGGACACCACAGAGGGATTATGATACACTGGTTAACCCgcttaaaattaaatatttaaaattaatttcactGATGGACGTTTGCACAAAGGAACAGTACAAACTTTGCAGACTCTTTGGTAATCAATAACTATCACCGAATGCTGTAGGCATGTCTAATAGTGGAGACCGGTTCTTAACATGATTTTCAAACATACTCCATTTTGATCTGAAGTGTTTCTTTGACTATTAGGAACTGTTTCTGTACAGTACATTACAGTAACTCTTGTACCGTTGGGTTTCCTAAATTGCGtaaaagtcaaaaaaaaaaaaaaaaaatgtacaaaacctaggacttttaaaaacagaccATATTTACAAGTGCAGTTTTTATcgcaaaatatattatttaaatactaCATGTGGTCACTTTGCTGAAGCTCCAAGGGTAGATGCTCACCTAGGATCAGTTCACCTTTCTCAATACGGACACCAGTTAACAGATCGTAGACCTGCATGCATGCAGATTCCATTTATACTGGATAGATTTGCTGTTGACTGTATTGCTCACTGCTGCGCGATAGCTTCCATGCTGGTTGGCTGTGGCGGCAGAGGCTGCAACTGGACAGACTGTGGCTCCTGAATGCTACACTCCTCTCCCTCACGCATGTACAATAAAAACAGAGTCACTATGGCAAATGTGGTAGCATTCACCGGAAATGCGCGCAGCAAAGTGGACGTGAGTCCGCGCGAGAACACCCTCCACCCCTCCTTCTTTAAGCTCTGCCTGACGCAGTCCATAATGCCACTGTACTGGTTGATGCCACCAACACCGTCCGCCTGAAGACGCGACTTGATCACATCCACGGGATAGGTGGACAGCCAGGAAGCGATACCCGACATCCCGCCAGCAAACAGCAGCTTGGGGATCATGTAAGGGTCTTCTGGCTCGCAGCCCAGGGAACGTGTCAACACGTCGTAAGCAAGAAAGTACACTCCGAAACCAGGCGTCTCGCGCAGCAGGGTGGTCACCATGCCACGGTTGATACCCCGGATTCCCTCCTTATTGTAGATTCTCACCAGACAGTCCAGGGAGTTCTTGTACACCTTCCTCTTCGACTTCTTCTCTCCAGTCCCTTGCAGCTGCATGCGTGTCTTGGCCAGCTCCATTGGGCAGCAAATGATACACTGGATGGCTCCAGCAGATGCTCCAGCCAGGAACTGGTTGAGAGGTGTGTCACGGCCAAGCTTGCGCATGGCGTTGCCCTGGACACCAAAAACTATGGCGTTGATGAAGGTCAGGCCCATCATTGGAGAGCCAATACCTTTGTACAGGCCGAGGatctacacacacaaagacagattaCTGGGACCACTGAGGGAACACCTTTGTAGGCAGGTTTTTGAACATTTGTGCACACAAACTAGTAATTAATTTCTAGGAATTAATCATTTGTACACTTTAAAATATTGAATTACTCCCTGAGAGAGGTGCAGCGACAGCATGCACTTATGTTAATATTGTTCTGTAGAGGGGAATACAGTCCAATACCTCCATGCAATACATCCAACAGAGACTGAGCCACTTAGCTCGAATGGCACGTTGTCCAAAGCTTTATTTAGCCCATGCAGAAATAAGGTCCTCACTGACCCTGGCTAACAGACACACCACCCCTAACGCCCCATGTTAGGAACATGCTGCCTAGATGGCACTGTAACTGGACACTTTTAATTAGTGCAGTGACCATTCTCCACGTTGGCATAGGAAGCAGCACACGGTAAAAAACACTACACATTACTTTACAGCtgtgacatttttaaagatGGTAATATCTAAGACAACTTTGAAAGGAAGGtggtaaaacattaaaaaggcaTTCACAGAGCAAACACAAGCTTACCGACTCCTGGCGTATGATTGACTGGAAGCAGTGATATGTCCCACGGTACAGAGGTTTGTCCACATTTTGAACTTGAAGCCTCACCTGTGGATGACAGCCCTTGTGTCAGAGTCGTATGCCAGCGTAATAAGGCCAAAGAGGGCCGCAACAACTACAAACCACATATTGTAATACAGGTTTAAAGCGAAACAAGTAGGCAACAGTACTTTGAAATGGTTATATTTTCAGGGTAAAAAAGGATGCTTAGGGGGTGCAAcatgagggagaaaaaaaactaaccaagaatgtaaaataaattgtcTTCTTTGCTTTATATTTCTATAGCTCAAGACAAGACATTTGGtgagggggtggggtgggggggggagggAAGCACTTGACCATACTTACTAGGTCACATATCCACGGAGAGGTTGTTTATTCCTCTCATCTACAACACTGTGACACTGCTGCTGTTAAAGACAGCCTCCCTAGACACTGACTCAGGGAGAAATGACATTGAAAGCAATGCATAAAAAGTGCTACAATCAAACTATTCACCATCTCTGTATGTACGTATCTGAAGTGGAGGCTGCAACTTCAATCAAGTGTGtgccatttttaaaaacttcCTTGCCTAACAAACTACAGTGTGCACGTGTGTACGAGTGCAGTCTTATGAGTTAGTGGCCttaagtgaaaactttgaatATTACCGTAAATTCAAAGAAATCATCCAATGTGATGTCAGAAAACCGCATAAAGTAGTcctgctttttttccctccctaaAATTTCGAGAGGGAGCCGAAGAGTCAAAGGAGTACTGCACAGACAAGTCTACTAACTTTGATGACTATGATGCTTCCTTTGACCTTGCGGTTAGTTGAAAACAGTGACTGTATAGGCTTACAGAATACTAGAGTTATTCAGCAAAATGCCAGTAACTGAAGCAGATGTCCCTAAATAGCCTAGGATgattacaattttaaaaatgaaatgggTGCACCTCCTTGTTCTGAACTTCTGTGTACACTGATTAAAAGCTAAGCATTTGTGAAACTATGAGCTAGAACAATACTGCTAACTTGTTTGGTGGTGGACAACAATATTAAGTTATCTCTTTTACAATCTGTTGAAAGTGTTGCTCCCTCTACACTTTCTTAAACATAAGACAATTAAGGGGGATTTTGAAGACATGTATAAATGATCTGTTTAgacataaatacatatacacGACAGAAAACATGATCAGCATAAGATTAAACTGCCGTTGACAGTTCGACTAATATCTTTGTCCTAAAAATATCCCCACATTAATCATATGGCTCAGTAGACAGCCTCCCTAGGTGTAAAGTTAGGTTATCTGGATTCAAATTCAGGCTGCTAACAGAGTGGTCTGACTTACAACATCACATTACAGCAATGTACTGGATCATGCCATTGCCTAACGTGAGTAAATAGTGAAGAGGATGGAACAGACACCCACCTTCACAGTGTCAAATGGATGTCCGACTaaaacaccagcagcacctGAAAAACAAGACATCATATTGGAAAATAACAACGAATTACTCATCTGTCATTGTTTTCTTGGCCTGATAAAAGCACTATAGCAATGCACGCCTAAAAGCTATATGGCTACGGATACTACACTATATGGAAACAAATACAGGGTtgaggccagtcaagttctttgacaccaaactgggaaaacccatttctttatggaggtGACTTTGTGTACGGGGACATCGTCATATTGAAACAGGTgttggagcagtggataagactttgcctttggcgtgagagacccaggttcaatcccccactgtgacccatccaccaatgtgtccttgagcaagataaaagcgtcagctaaaatgaataaatggaaaATGCCAAACACAAAGtgttataatattaaataaaatattgtctaATATTGTATGCTGTAGCATTAAGATTTCCCTTAACCAAAAGCACACCATGAAAAAACTGCCCCTCCATAAAGTATTGGGACAGCACTTTAGTACATAGtgtttgtagcctaattattgattaatcgCAGTGATGCATTCCAAATACAGTTAAATTTTGAGAAAGACAATGGCTTATGATCAAGTGGCTCATTTCGCAACAGCAAACAGCCCGTCCCCCTAAGGCTGAGCAAGGCAATCAGCTGGTCACTGTACTGTACCCAGTGACGAAAGCTTAACATTGCCCTGTCCTTGAGTTATGCGAATGAGCCCAAAAGCCATTATACAATAGCACTATTGCATGGATGTGTATTGCAGTCCTAATGTGCAAACTATGCACAATTACACACCTTTGTGTGAATCAGTGAATAAAACTTAAAAGTAGTCTGTGGCGGTGTTGGACTGAATCCAGAGTAGCCTTAGGTGAATATATCAGTAACTATGATGAGCACAAACCAGAATACATTTCTATTGAGAAATAAATGACTGCATTAGCAGTGTAATGAGTCCCAAAACTGAGGTCAACAGAGCTCTTCCACATTGAGAGCTGAAATGAAAATTCAACCTCAGTCTTTCATGTTACAGTAAGATTAGGTTACTTTATTTGTACCCACAGGCAGACTTGAATTGCAGTAAACTGATAAGGCATCCATGCACTTGACACACATTATCcaaacaacacagacatgataaAAGCAATCAGGGctttaaaagacaaatataacACTAAAAATAATAACCATGAGAATGAATAAAGTAAAATTCAGGTATGACTGCAGAGACAACAGACGACAAAACTTAGACCAGGCTGTCTGGACAAAACTTTCACATCACCACATCAGGACCTGCGCCCTCAAGTGAGGCTATCTGGAAGTCTGGCCTTGGGCAAAGACAAAACAGCTGACAAGATTCTCACGGGGACTCGAACTTTAGAGGGTTGCTCCCCAACGAGGAATGTCTGATAACAATAGACAaacttcttttgtttgttttttacatttctgaggGCTTAGGGCTG includes:
- the LOC123978700 gene encoding mitochondrial basic amino acids transporter, with product MALDFAAGCIGGAAGVLVGHPFDTVKVRLQVQNVDKPLYRGTYHCFQSIIRQESILGLYKGIGSPMMGLTFINAIVFGVQGNAMRKLGRDTPLNQFLAGASAGAIQCIICCPMELAKTRMQLQGTGEKKSKRKVYKNSLDCLVRIYNKEGIRGINRGMVTTLLRETPGFGVYFLAYDVLTRSLGCEPEDPYMIPKLLFAGGMSGIASWLSTYPVDVIKSRLQADGVGGINQYSGIMDCVRQSLKKEGWRVFSRGLTSTLLRAFPVNATTFAIVTLFLLYMREGEECSIQEPQSVQLQPLPPQPTSMEAIAQQ